A genomic segment from Lignipirellula cremea encodes:
- a CDS encoding MDR family oxidoreductase has product MTFHALVVEKTDEATVSATVQSLTEEQLPAGEVTVAVEYSTVNYKDGLCLQPKNGLVRQYPHVPGIDFAGTVESSVDSRYQPGDKVVLTGWRVGEIHWGGFAQKARVQADWLVPLPEGLSTRQAMAVGTAGFAAILAVMALEDHGLQPDQGEVLVTGAAGGVGSIATAILGNLGYQVAAVTGRPETADYLQSLGASRIVAREEIDSVSRRPLEAETWAGCVDAVGGEMLARVLGQMKYGASVSAVGLAGGASLPASVIPFLLRGVNLLGIDSVMQPYENRLRGWLRIANDLPLEKLDAMIRPARLADVPALAADILKGQVQGRIVVDVNA; this is encoded by the coding sequence ATGACTTTTCACGCCCTGGTTGTTGAAAAGACCGACGAAGCAACTGTTTCCGCAACCGTGCAGTCGCTGACAGAAGAGCAGTTACCCGCCGGCGAGGTGACGGTGGCGGTGGAATACAGCACGGTCAACTACAAAGACGGCCTCTGCCTGCAGCCGAAAAACGGACTGGTGCGGCAGTACCCCCATGTGCCGGGGATCGACTTTGCAGGGACTGTGGAGTCCTCGGTTGATTCGCGTTACCAGCCGGGCGACAAGGTCGTGCTGACCGGTTGGCGCGTGGGAGAGATCCACTGGGGCGGCTTTGCGCAAAAGGCGCGCGTTCAAGCCGACTGGCTGGTTCCTTTGCCGGAAGGCTTGTCGACTCGCCAGGCGATGGCGGTGGGAACGGCCGGCTTCGCGGCGATCCTGGCGGTCATGGCGCTGGAAGACCACGGACTGCAGCCCGACCAGGGAGAGGTGCTGGTCACCGGCGCCGCCGGCGGGGTGGGCTCGATCGCGACCGCCATTCTGGGCAACCTGGGGTATCAGGTTGCTGCCGTGACGGGGCGGCCCGAGACGGCCGACTATCTCCAATCGCTGGGGGCAAGTCGCATCGTCGCCCGGGAGGAAATCGACTCCGTCTCCCGCCGGCCGCTTGAAGCCGAAACCTGGGCAGGGTGTGTCGACGCCGTGGGCGGGGAAATGCTCGCTCGGGTGCTGGGGCAAATGAAGTACGGCGCGTCGGTCTCCGCCGTGGGACTGGCCGGCGGCGCCTCGCTGCCTGCCAGCGTGATTCCTTTCCTGCTGCGCGGCGTCAACCTGCTGGGAATCGACAGCGTGATGCAGCCTTATGAGAATCGCCTGCGGGGATGGCTGCGCATCGCCAATGATCTGCCGCTGGAGAAGCTGGACGCGATGATCCGTCCCGCCAGACTCGCCGACGTTCCCGCGCTGGCCGCCGACATCCTGAAGGGGCAGGTCCAGGGCCGCATCGTCGTCGATGTGAACGCCTGA
- a CDS encoding carboxylesterase family protein, producing MRAAQLFFLALLFMFPVPTLEGQEATATSAAPAKPAAGEQVEQQFVSKKNPQAKLGYLLYLPDNFDKQEAPVLLFLHGSGERGIDNLAAVKKHGPPRIVENKSLPFLLVSPQCPTDQRWDAAVLSELLDEIVDRYHADKNRIYLTGLSMGGSGTWSLAASEPDKFAAIAPLCGRTELTNAKKVAGLPAWVFCGAKDRQETVQNAKDMAAAITDAGGQAKLTIYPDLPQDCWTVTYDNPEFYTWLLSHQKSP from the coding sequence ATGCGCGCCGCCCAGCTCTTTTTCCTGGCCTTGCTGTTCATGTTTCCTGTACCAACTCTTGAAGGACAAGAAGCGACGGCAACTTCCGCTGCGCCGGCCAAGCCTGCTGCCGGGGAACAGGTCGAGCAGCAGTTCGTCAGCAAGAAGAACCCGCAAGCAAAACTGGGCTATCTGTTGTATCTGCCCGACAACTTTGACAAGCAGGAGGCGCCGGTTCTGCTGTTCCTGCACGGCTCGGGCGAACGCGGTATCGATAACCTGGCGGCGGTGAAAAAACACGGTCCGCCGCGGATTGTCGAAAACAAATCGCTGCCTTTTCTGCTTGTCTCGCCGCAATGTCCCACGGACCAACGCTGGGACGCCGCCGTGCTGTCCGAATTACTGGACGAGATCGTCGACCGGTATCACGCCGACAAGAATCGGATCTACCTGACCGGCCTTAGCATGGGCGGATCGGGAACCTGGTCGCTGGCGGCCAGCGAGCCGGACAAATTCGCCGCCATCGCTCCCCTCTGCGGACGCACCGAACTGACGAACGCCAAGAAAGTGGCTGGTCTGCCAGCATGGGTGTTTTGTGGAGCCAAGGACAGACAGGAAACGGTGCAAAACGCCAAAGACATGGCCGCAGCAATCACCGACGCAGGCGGTCAAGCGAAGCTCACGATCTATCCCGATCTGCCCCAAGATTGCTGGACCGTCACCTACGACAATCCCGAGTTTTACACCTGGTTACTCTCGCACCAGAAGTCGCCGTAA
- a CDS encoding IS4 family transposase — translation MAAKQKRKQKAQKSEQARAAEFDAVFAQLEEIVDLRQADELQPSHAQTIYTSGVVLWLLVWQRLRGGCSMAEAVKALIEQCPDIVPDNKRIEEATLSSSTAAYSRGRSRLSLETVMWLCNAVWRSLVDNAPPTFGGRRVFALDGTTISLGPEWELYDVFPPASNQYGESAWPMAYLVVAHEVESGAALPPEIGAMYGDQAVSETSLIHDHLQRIPADSVILVDTAYGITRVAYEFHTANQRFVVRMKKDRFRRLQKDAELIEQGEDWKTYRGQWTPSRRELRDNPQLPEDFSLPIRLHVFESVHGETIYLATDLTDELDVIADLYSQRWRVETDLSQIKVTLDIENILAKSPEMFRKELMASIVAYNLTIQFRKQAAEQANVPPRRLSFTGVWDVFRIFLLQKTFPDAGAWRTAYARALKYAAREKLPNRPGRSYSRESYKRRSKSSHFKKRSPPWNQPENEPK, via the coding sequence ATGGCGGCCAAACAGAAACGTAAGCAGAAAGCACAGAAATCTGAGCAGGCGCGGGCGGCGGAGTTTGACGCCGTGTTTGCCCAGTTGGAAGAGATCGTGGATCTCCGCCAGGCCGATGAGTTGCAGCCCTCCCACGCCCAAACGATTTACACGTCTGGCGTCGTCCTGTGGCTGTTGGTCTGGCAGCGATTGCGCGGCGGTTGCTCGATGGCCGAGGCGGTCAAGGCCTTGATCGAGCAGTGCCCGGACATCGTGCCCGACAATAAACGCATCGAAGAAGCGACCCTCTCTTCCAGCACCGCGGCGTACTCCCGGGGCCGGAGCCGTTTGTCGCTGGAGACCGTCATGTGGCTCTGCAACGCCGTCTGGCGGTCGCTGGTCGACAACGCTCCGCCCACCTTCGGCGGGCGACGCGTGTTCGCGCTGGACGGCACGACGATCTCGCTGGGACCGGAATGGGAACTGTACGACGTCTTCCCGCCCGCTTCCAATCAGTACGGAGAGTCGGCCTGGCCGATGGCCTATCTGGTCGTGGCTCATGAGGTCGAAAGTGGAGCGGCGTTGCCCCCGGAAATCGGTGCGATGTACGGCGACCAGGCGGTCTCGGAAACCAGCCTGATCCACGATCATTTACAACGCATCCCGGCCGATTCGGTGATTCTGGTCGACACAGCTTACGGCATTACGCGTGTCGCCTACGAGTTCCACACGGCCAATCAACGCTTCGTGGTGCGGATGAAGAAGGATCGCTTTCGCCGGCTGCAAAAGGACGCCGAGTTGATCGAACAAGGCGAGGACTGGAAAACGTATCGAGGACAATGGACGCCCAGTCGCCGCGAGCTGCGCGACAATCCTCAATTGCCGGAGGACTTCTCGCTGCCGATTCGGCTGCACGTGTTCGAAAGCGTCCACGGCGAAACAATCTATCTGGCGACCGACCTGACCGACGAATTGGACGTCATCGCCGATTTGTATAGTCAGCGGTGGCGTGTGGAAACAGATCTCTCACAGATCAAGGTGACGCTCGACATCGAGAACATCCTCGCCAAGAGTCCTGAGATGTTCCGCAAAGAACTGATGGCGTCGATCGTGGCCTATAACCTGACGATCCAGTTCCGCAAACAGGCGGCGGAACAGGCCAACGTACCGCCGCGGCGGCTCAGCTTCACCGGCGTGTGGGACGTGTTCCGCATCTTCCTGCTCCAAAAAACATTCCCCGACGCCGGCGCCTGGCGCACGGCTTACGCACGAGCGCTCAAGTACGCAGCGCGAGAGAAATTGCCGAACCGCCCCGGCCGGAGCTACTCCCGCGAAAGCTACAAACGCCGCTCCAAATCCTCGCATTTTAAAAAAAGATCTCCACCCTGGAACCAACCCGAAAACGAGCCAAAGTGA
- the dps gene encoding DNA starvation/stationary phase protection protein Dps, translated as MSKEKTSLGFKRSILAQSQQEKTTQTLQQTLFDLVDLALQGKQAHWNVVGAHFRSVHLQLDEIIDSLREASDEVAERIATLGVSPEGRSAAVAEHTRLEAYPAGGQSTAATVSNFADRLASTIQGLRQAIETVGELDPISEDLLIGVSASLEKHLWMLQAQED; from the coding sequence ATGTCTAAGGAAAAAACGTCGCTGGGATTCAAACGCAGCATTCTGGCCCAGAGCCAGCAGGAGAAGACGACTCAGACGCTGCAGCAGACGCTGTTCGATCTTGTCGACCTGGCCCTGCAGGGAAAACAGGCGCACTGGAACGTGGTCGGCGCCCATTTCCGCAGCGTCCATCTGCAGCTCGATGAGATCATCGACTCCCTTCGAGAGGCGTCCGACGAAGTGGCGGAGCGGATCGCGACGCTAGGCGTCTCTCCCGAGGGACGCAGCGCAGCCGTCGCCGAACACACTCGCCTGGAGGCTTACCCGGCAGGCGGGCAGTCCACCGCCGCGACCGTATCAAATTTTGCCGACCGGCTGGCAAGCACGATCCAAGGTTTGCGACAGGCAATTGAAACGGTGGGCGAACTCGACCCGATCAGCGAAGACCTTCTGATCGGCGTCTCCGCGTCGCTGGAAAAACATCTGTGGATGCTGCAGGCCCAGGAAGACTGA